From the Plasmodium brasilianum strain Bolivian I chromosome 7, whole genome shotgun sequence genome, the window aaaattaaatttatacttgtataatatatttgatatattttaccttaaaaaaaaaaaaaaaaaattttccccCCACccaacatttttattattatttatttgtttatctgcttgtttatttttatatattacgcttgaaatatatataacttgcaataattaaaaaaaaatagtaagtTTCCCTTGCTTGGTAACAACATTCCTCAtgagaaaagaaaaggaataatAGTAGTGATGTAGGTTAACACGTAACAAAATGCCatgaacgaaaaaaaatttttttcgaCATTATTTCACTTTCACTATTTTGTAGTTTTCCCCCCGTTGtaaatgtatgtgtgtgcatacatttaaatatgtgcttatacgtacgtacttatatttatgtatgcatatagtatgtatgtatgggaATGCAGTACGGTGTACACATTTTGTCGACGAGGAGCAAGGCAAATTTAAAAGGAACCACACATaatacctttttattttttgtactttattttttttttttagctttttttcttttttttttttcttggcATAACGCCAGTACTCTAAGTAAGTATGTGGTTTGGACAACTCGTCATTGGTCCACCCGGATCTGGAAAATCGACATATATAGCTGGCGttgaacatatattaaaacagataaatagaaaattacTGATAATAAATTTAGATCCGTTTATAGAAAATGATGTATACCAAGCGAATGTAAATATTAGCAATTTAgttgatataaataaagtgTTTACTGAGTTAGGGTTAGGTCCGAATGGCactttaatatattgtatgGAATATCTTTTAACGAATTTTGATTGgttagaagaaaaattaaatgaacatAAGGACAGTTATTTACTTATCGATACCCCAGGTCAAGTAgaattatatacacataatgATGCCTTAAGaaatattgttataaaattaagtaaacTGAATTGTAGGTTAACATCTGTTCATATTGTGGATAGTACATTATGTGCAgacaattataaatatattagctCTTTACTGTTATCCTTATGTAGTCAAATACATTTAGAGCTACCACATGTTaatgttttttcaaaaattgatttattaaaatattttaaaatggatTTAAATTTTCCATTAAGTTATTATGTTGAAGCACAAAATTTGAGCCAGCTTATGCTTTATGCaaaatatcaaaattatTCCTCATCCGATTCGGAAGAAGAACCAGATAAAGgtaaagataaagaaaaaaaaggggcaGATACCAACTTTGtgcttataaaaaatgatataaaagatggtcatataaaaaacgttaaaaagaattattgcaaatattcaaataaatttttaaaattaaatgaatatatatgtgaaacTGTGGAAGActataacataataaattttgcGTTGCTAGATATACAAGATAAATATagtgttttaaaattattaaaaataattgacGGAGCTAATGGATTTAGGTATAGTTCTATTTACTCAGAATATACACTATTTGATACGTACGTCGAATCAATTGAATATGACTGTGATGACATTCAAGAAAAAATGATTGACGTTTCGGATGAGGAGATTATGAAAACATTACCCATGAACCGTTCTAGTGAGTAAAACAcctacttttaaaaaaaaagtgggGCACATAAAAGGGCTATTTGTTTTACTGACGAACTGTTTCAGTGCATAAAAGAACtacttttgaaaataaagtGAGACACGCACATGGTCTATTTGTTTGACCGTTTGATTGTGGGCTACGTATTTACGCGCATGGACCAAACTTTTTACGCATGTGTATTagacacatatacatacatatatatgtatatatatatatatatatatatatatatatatatatgcatgacGTATGTgtaactatattttttggtaTGGCGTTACTCccaattaataaataatatgccTTATTAGATTTTGTAGCAGTAATAAATGGGCATgtagaataataatatgttatatcATTCTTGGAAAGGCATAATTGAGCTCAAATGGAACAATTGAAAAAAGAGCTATTTtttgaggaaaaaaaatcagCATTTGAaagaatatatgtacatatatgtgtacgtttacatatgtacatatatatttgaatttaCTTATAAgtatgtttacatataaatatacagttGCGCagaatattgaaaaatacataatttgaAGTCAACAATGTTTTTGATAAAAACAGTGAAACAATTGTGAGTGCAAGGAAGTTGTTacatgttattttttattgttccttttttttttctttcttattttccATGCATTAAATTGGTATAAATTACTATTCTTTTATGCGTTCActtgtatattataaatacttatatCTGTATGTAAAtgcttatgtatatgtgtgttcacatatatacaataaatgaGAACTAATTTGGAGTGTTCCCCACAAAATAAGCGAAAGGATTACCTTTTATATGTTAACTTTAATATTTGAGCTGTTagaatttttcattttattttttttattattatttttttattattaattttttattttttattttttattattaattttttattttttatcattttatttatttatttattttttttttgtggtGCAATGCTCTTCACGTTAtagcattttttttcgtataaaagaatttgaaaaaaaaaaaaaaaaaaaaacctaaGATTTATTAATTGGCTTTATCACTTCCATCGCagcatttaaaattataatagatGGCATTACCCAATATAATGCCTTTTCTTGCTAAgctgtatatacatatatacatacatatatacatacataaatatatacgtatttatgtacatatgtacgtatgtatatatgtatataggaACACATATTTGTCACATATGAGCACATAACGTTTTAGGACTTCCTTTTGAGAGAGGGTGGTGGAACATGAATGTCGAGAATCTGATAGCcgatttaaatgaaatagaaaATGAGCTGAAGGATGAAAACAAAGGTGAGGAGGAGGAGTTTGTTCCTTTCAACTTCGATGAATGTGAAGAGTTTAAAGGGAAAGCATTATATGATGAAAACTTGAgttattattctatttttaatataaaaaaggaatacaaaaaaatggcAATCAAGGTAGAGAAAATACAGGtcaatgtaataaataatttaatattttttttcaagctAAACAAGGTTAAGAGTAACCCGGAAATGGTGGAGACTATAAAGGACTGCCTAAATTTTAGTTTTcagaataataatgatgaaacTATTAAAAAGAGTTCAGAAGAGAAGTCTCTATTTGCTTACAAAcaacatttattaaaaaataaatatttttttttaaaaatattacgaaGAATTAAGAACAGAAGTATTTATCCagatataaaacaaattattaaagATGTTACTAGAGATgtcttttcatttaatgggaatatatataatggaaGTATAGGTTTTGaaggtatattattattattatataaattgttaaataaacattttaaatgtCCTTTAAGAAATTTCTTGTTaag encodes:
- a CDS encoding GPN-loop GTPase, with translation MWFGQLVIGPPGSGKSTYIAGVEHILKQINRKLLIINLDPFIENDVYQANVNISNLVDINKVFTELGLGPNGTLIYCMEYLLTNFDWLEEKLNEHKDSYLLIDTPGQVELYTHNDALRNIVIKLSKLNCRLTSVHIVDSTLCADNYKYISSLLLSLCSQIHLELPHVNVFSKIDLLKYFKMDLNFPLSYYVEAQNLSQLMLYAKYQNYSSSDSEEEPDKGKDKEKKGADTNFVLIKNDIKDGHIKNVKKNYCKYSNKFLKLNEYICETVEDYNIINFALLDIQDKYSVLKLLKIIDGANGFRYSSIYSEYTLFDTYVESIEYDCDDIQEKMIDVSDEEIMKTLPMNRSSE